A stretch of the Ensifer sp. PDNC004 genome encodes the following:
- a CDS encoding amidohydrolase has protein sequence MFLIDRELEALTAFRRDLHRRPEVSGEERQTAETIAAALAETRPDAIMTGLGGHGVAAIYEAREPGPTVMVRAELDGLPIEEISEIAHRSEINGKGHLCGHDGHMTILMALARGLGRERPAKGRAILMFQPAEENGAGAAAVLADPKFAEIKPDLAFSLHNFPGLGFGHAALRSGPVNCASRGMRISLSGKTAHASTPEDGIAPTFAVASLLSGLTALGNNGPLDENYTLVTVTHARLGEAAFGISPGYAEIWATLRTLTDERMADLVARAEALVAEQAGAAGLKVTIGYEDVFHQCSNAEVAVAALERAMDEEGVSHDTGEGVLPMKGSEDFGLFGRVAPSAMFFLGAGENHARLHNSDYDFPDDLIGIGASVFMRAIRNELG, from the coding sequence ATGTTTCTGATCGATCGTGAACTCGAGGCGCTCACTGCCTTTCGGCGTGACCTGCACCGGCGGCCGGAGGTGTCTGGCGAGGAGCGGCAGACGGCGGAGACGATCGCTGCGGCGCTGGCCGAGACGAGGCCCGATGCTATCATGACGGGCCTTGGCGGGCATGGGGTAGCGGCGATCTATGAGGCCAGAGAGCCGGGGCCGACGGTCATGGTGCGCGCCGAGCTCGACGGGCTGCCGATCGAGGAGATCTCGGAGATCGCACATCGCTCGGAGATCAACGGCAAGGGCCATCTTTGTGGCCACGACGGACACATGACGATCCTGATGGCGCTTGCCAGGGGATTGGGGCGCGAGCGGCCGGCGAAGGGCCGGGCGATCCTCATGTTCCAGCCGGCGGAGGAGAATGGTGCCGGGGCGGCAGCCGTGCTTGCCGATCCGAAATTTGCCGAGATCAAGCCGGATCTGGCCTTCTCGCTGCACAATTTTCCGGGCCTCGGTTTCGGCCATGCGGCGCTTCGGTCAGGGCCGGTCAATTGCGCCTCGCGCGGCATGCGGATTTCGCTTTCGGGCAAGACGGCGCATGCCTCGACGCCGGAAGACGGCATCGCACCGACCTTTGCTGTCGCGTCGCTGCTTTCCGGGCTGACGGCGCTCGGCAACAACGGGCCGCTCGACGAAAATTATACGCTTGTGACGGTGACCCATGCCCGCCTTGGCGAGGCAGCTTTCGGCATCAGCCCCGGCTATGCCGAGATCTGGGCGACGCTTCGGACGCTGACCGACGAGCGTATGGCCGATCTCGTCGCCCGCGCCGAAGCGCTGGTTGCCGAACAGGCGGGCGCTGCGGGGCTGAAGGTCACGATCGGCTATGAGGACGTGTTTCACCAGTGCAGCAACGCGGAGGTCGCCGTCGCCGCGCTCGAGCGCGCCATGGACGAGGAGGGCGTGAGCCACGACACGGGCGAGGGCGTGCTGCCGATGAAGGGGTCGGAGGATTTCGGGCTCTTCGGCCGGGTGGCGCCATCGGCGATGTTCTTTCTGGGGGCCGGCGAAAACCACGCACGGCTGCACAATTCGGACTATGACTTTCCCGACGATCTGATCGGCATCGGCGCCAGCGTGTTCATGCGGGCGATCCGCAACGAACTGGGGTGA
- a CDS encoding DUF5309 domain-containing protein codes for MAVVANTFTTSQAVGNREELSDVVSRITPEDTPIYSLIEKGKCNTHHPEWETDELAAPGENIRQEGDEYTFGAIIAPTRLGNYTQILRKDWIISATQEVVAEAGNVQKRKYQKLKKGVEIRKDLEYAIADTNASVSGATREFGSLPTWLTTNVSRGAGGANGGYNPTTGLTVAPTDGTQRPFTKAILDQVMQTGYQNGANFRHVSVSPYVKSVFVTFMSDANVAPFRYAVSQGGERNTIVATADYYEGPFGTVMIHPNRVQAGSAKLARNAYFLDTDMLSFLWLRGIQEDKAVAKTGDADKGVIIGEGTLKVHNEKGLGVAADLFGLSAAS; via the coding sequence ATGGCTGTCGTAGCAAACACCTTCACGACCTCCCAGGCCGTCGGCAACCGCGAGGAGCTCTCGGACGTCGTTTCCCGCATCACGCCCGAGGATACGCCGATCTATTCGCTGATCGAAAAGGGCAAGTGCAACACGCACCACCCGGAATGGGAGACGGATGAACTGGCCGCTCCCGGCGAAAACATCCGCCAGGAAGGCGACGAATACACCTTCGGCGCCATCATCGCGCCGACCAGGCTCGGCAACTACACCCAGATTCTGCGCAAGGACTGGATCATCTCCGCGACCCAGGAGGTGGTGGCCGAAGCCGGCAACGTGCAGAAGCGCAAGTACCAGAAGCTGAAGAAGGGCGTGGAGATCCGCAAGGACCTCGAATATGCGATCGCCGACACCAATGCTTCGGTCTCCGGCGCCACCCGCGAGTTCGGCTCGCTGCCGACGTGGTTGACCACCAACGTTTCGCGCGGGGCCGGCGGCGCCAATGGCGGCTACAACCCGACGACGGGGCTGACGGTGGCGCCGACCGATGGCACCCAGCGACCGTTCACCAAGGCGATCCTCGACCAGGTGATGCAGACGGGCTACCAGAACGGCGCCAACTTCCGCCACGTCTCGGTCTCGCCTTACGTCAAGAGCGTGTTCGTCACCTTCATGTCCGACGCCAACGTGGCGCCGTTCCGCTACGCTGTTTCGCAAGGCGGCGAGCGCAACACGATCGTGGCGACCGCCGACTATTACGAAGGCCCGTTCGGCACCGTGATGATCCACCCGAACCGGGTGCAGGCGGGCAGCGCCAAGCTCGCGCGCAACGCCTACTTCCTCGACACCGACATGCTCTCCTTCCTCTGGCTGCGTGGCATCCAGGAGGACAAGGCGGTGGCCAAGACTGGCGACGCCGATAAGGGCGTGATCATCGGCGAGGGCACGCTGAAGGTGCACAACGAAAAGGGCTTGGGCGTTGCGGCCGATTTGTTTGGGCTGAGTGCTGCGAGCTGA
- a CDS encoding phage tail tip lysozyme codes for MTKQDKPLNSMGLPVRIQSVREAMGYFDENPILTGNKTFAEVEAPRGEKARFKHPPPSELMSGDFRKAPIPYRGTLTDTTRFHNNDRVLPADRLKPTGARDKLSDNIAERLKRDLQQRFKLSEYQAAAIVGNLDHESGGFRYHQEVGVGDRGGAGWAQWTGDRRDAFKKYSEDLDPKSYEANYGYLEKELTDENWGEFMNALYQTDDLESATKLVSDKFLAPNKDKAHADRRQYAAANAMKLPDHENDVPHDHRPWKTPIPRARP; via the coding sequence GTGACCAAGCAGGACAAACCGCTGAATTCGATGGGGCTACCCGTCAGAATCCAATCCGTTCGAGAGGCGATGGGGTACTTCGACGAGAACCCGATACTGACGGGCAACAAGACTTTTGCCGAAGTGGAGGCGCCGCGCGGTGAGAAAGCACGCTTCAAGCATCCGCCGCCGAGCGAACTTATGAGCGGTGATTTTCGCAAGGCGCCGATTCCCTATCGCGGTACGCTGACGGATACGACGAGGTTCCACAACAACGATCGAGTGTTGCCAGCCGACCGCCTCAAACCGACCGGTGCTCGCGACAAGCTCTCGGACAACATTGCCGAACGTTTGAAGCGTGATCTTCAGCAGAGGTTCAAGCTCAGTGAATATCAAGCGGCTGCTATCGTCGGAAACCTTGATCACGAAAGTGGCGGGTTTCGATACCACCAGGAGGTCGGTGTGGGCGACAGAGGCGGCGCCGGCTGGGCTCAGTGGACCGGGGATAGGCGCGACGCGTTCAAAAAATATAGCGAAGACCTCGATCCGAAATCTTATGAGGCCAATTACGGTTATCTGGAGAAGGAACTCACGGACGAAAACTGGGGTGAGTTCATGAATGCGCTCTATCAGACTGATGATCTTGAATCGGCAACGAAACTCGTGTCGGACAAATTTCTCGCTCCGAACAAGGATAAGGCGCACGCAGACAGGCGGCAGTATGCGGCTGCAAACGCGATGAAGCTGCCCGACCACGAAAACGACGTGCCCCACGATCATCGCCCTTGGAAGACACCGATACCCCGGGCGCGCCCATGA
- a CDS encoding GNAT family N-acetyltransferase yields the protein MRIAWGGAANTEANRTIADFVASHIAGCERGFANFTTMGVRENDALVAGVVFHNYAPEAGVIELSAASTSKRWLTRPVLRAMFGYPFDEIGCQMVVLRVSERNAGMIAIAERFGFSPHRIPRLRGRAEAEIIFTLTDNDWRAHPANQR from the coding sequence ATGAGGATCGCCTGGGGTGGCGCCGCTAACACCGAGGCGAACCGGACGATCGCCGATTTCGTCGCCAGCCACATTGCTGGCTGCGAGCGCGGCTTTGCCAATTTCACCACCATGGGCGTGCGCGAAAACGATGCGCTGGTCGCCGGCGTGGTGTTTCACAACTATGCGCCGGAGGCGGGCGTCATCGAGCTTTCGGCGGCCTCGACCAGCAAGCGCTGGCTGACACGCCCGGTGCTCCGGGCGATGTTCGGCTACCCCTTCGATGAGATCGGCTGCCAGATGGTGGTTCTCAGGGTCTCTGAGCGCAATGCCGGCATGATCGCGATCGCCGAACGCTTCGGTTTTTCGCCGCATCGAATTCCGCGCCTTCGCGGGCGCGCGGAAGCGGAAATCATCTTCACACTCACGGACAACGACTGGCGGGCCCATCCCGCGAACCAGAGGTAG
- a CDS encoding tail fiber domain-containing protein: MGKPKAPKPPDPRETASAQTATNIGTAIANGTLGNINQVTPDGSLTYSQTGSTKWTDPMNGKVYDLPNWTATQTLSPAQQAIKDQTDAAEKNMATLANNQSARLNDLLGRPIDLSGAPAAGNPNAINLPQYQQYGPGPTLQTTLPNTGNVQGAVANSGAIQTSLGNAGEVKRNYETNFDTKRYEDALMARMNPQLDRDRAALETQLANQGLQPGSEAYNRAIDQANRQANDARFGAILNAGQEQSRLAGLAQQAASFENAAQQQAYGQMLQNGQFANQAQNQQYTQNANNMQLANAAQQQNLNQALAAAGFSNDALQQMHQNSQSTTAANNTLKDQTFNAQQAQLAAQNAARAQYLNEMYAQRNQPINEISSLLSGAQVNSPNFVPTQGQRIEPVDYAGLIQQDYQNRVAAYNQKREGISGMLGSIFGALPKPSDRRLKKDIKKVGKLDGHSLYEYRYKDEPRRDPKHLGVMAQEVEKTRPDAVSRGPDGMRRVDYGRLFSAGRKKR, encoded by the coding sequence ATGGGAAAACCCAAAGCTCCGAAGCCGCCGGACCCGCGCGAAACCGCGTCGGCCCAGACTGCGACCAACATCGGGACCGCAATTGCGAATGGCACACTCGGCAACATCAACCAGGTGACGCCGGACGGGAGCCTGACCTATAGCCAAACAGGGTCGACCAAGTGGACCGACCCGATGAACGGCAAGGTCTACGACTTGCCGAACTGGACGGCAACGCAAACACTTTCGCCGGCGCAGCAGGCGATCAAGGACCAGACGGACGCCGCCGAAAAGAACATGGCGACACTCGCCAACAACCAGTCGGCGCGACTGAACGACCTTCTCGGGCGCCCGATCGACCTTTCCGGGGCGCCGGCCGCCGGCAATCCCAATGCGATCAACCTACCGCAGTACCAGCAATATGGCCCTGGCCCGACGCTGCAGACGACGCTGCCCAACACCGGAAACGTGCAAGGGGCAGTTGCAAACTCCGGCGCAATCCAGACGTCGCTCGGCAATGCGGGGGAGGTCAAGCGAAACTACGAGACCAACTTCGACACCAAGCGCTACGAGGACGCGCTGATGGCGCGCATGAACCCGCAGCTCGACCGGGACCGCGCAGCCCTGGAGACGCAGCTTGCCAACCAGGGCCTGCAGCCGGGCTCCGAGGCCTATAACCGGGCGATCGACCAGGCAAACCGCCAGGCGAACGACGCGCGCTTCGGCGCAATCCTCAACGCAGGGCAGGAGCAATCCCGTCTCGCCGGGCTCGCGCAGCAGGCGGCCTCCTTCGAGAACGCGGCGCAACAACAGGCCTATGGCCAGATGCTGCAGAACGGCCAGTTCGCCAACCAGGCGCAAAACCAGCAGTACACCCAGAACGCCAACAACATGCAGCTCGCCAACGCCGCGCAGCAGCAGAACTTGAACCAGGCACTCGCCGCTGCGGGCTTCAGCAACGACGCCCTGCAGCAGATGCACCAGAACAGCCAGTCGACGACGGCAGCCAACAATACGTTGAAGGACCAGACCTTCAACGCCCAGCAGGCCCAGCTCGCCGCTCAAAATGCGGCGCGGGCGCAGTATCTCAATGAGATGTATGCGCAGCGCAATCAGCCGATCAACGAGATCTCCAGCCTGCTTTCTGGCGCGCAGGTGAACAGCCCGAATTTTGTGCCGACGCAGGGGCAGAGGATCGAGCCGGTGGATTATGCCGGGCTGATTCAACAGGACTATCAGAACCGTGTCGCGGCTTACAATCAGAAGCGGGAAGGTATCAGCGGTATGCTCGGGAGCATTTTTGGTGCCTTGCCGAAGCCGTCAGACCGTCGCCTGAAGAAGGACATCAAGAAGGTCGGCAAGTTGGATGGCCATTCTCTGTACGAGTACCGCTACAAGGACGAGCCGAGGCGTGATCCGAAACACCTCGGCGTGATGGCGCAGGAGGTGGAAAAGACCCGCCCCGACGCCGTCAGCCGCGGCCCGGACGGCATGCGCCGCGTCGATTATGGCCGGTTGTTTTCTGCCGGGCGAAAGAAACGTTAG
- a CDS encoding DUF1515 family protein has product MSQAEIDIVVHRQLGELVAGMRGLQESIHRIEDGARRAEDKSSASQASVHRRMDQLAERVNELEASASAIGAEISDMKPVTDDVRRWKLMGIGALGVTGIAAMALGVSFAEAIRRVVFMIAGKA; this is encoded by the coding sequence ATGTCGCAGGCTGAAATCGATATCGTCGTTCATCGCCAGTTGGGAGAACTGGTTGCCGGTATGCGCGGCCTGCAGGAATCCATTCATCGGATCGAGGATGGTGCCAGGCGGGCCGAGGACAAATCTTCTGCCAGTCAGGCCAGCGTTCACCGGCGCATGGATCAGCTTGCCGAGCGGGTCAACGAACTCGAAGCATCGGCCTCTGCTATCGGCGCCGAGATCTCGGACATGAAGCCCGTGACCGATGATGTCAGGCGGTGGAAGCTCATGGGCATCGGTGCTCTCGGGGTGACGGGCATTGCGGCGATGGCGCTCGGTGTGAGCTTTGCCGAAGCGATCCGGCGGGTCGTGTTCATGATCGCCGGAAAAGCCTAG
- a CDS encoding GlxA family transcriptional regulator, producing the protein MTKRSTSEPAEIGIVVYPRALMSAIHGLTDMFQVASMQSVEQSGRDAPQIRISHWKLQEDGSVAKSRDTHEGASSSLVALILPPTLSDLPVGERIGALPAFVREQHQRGTTICSVCGGAYLLAESGLAAGRTITTHWSHQDLIADRYRDIRVDTDRLLIDEGDIITAGGMMAWIDLGLKLVDRFLGTDVMLATARYMIIDPGAREQSYYSIFAPKLDHGDSIILKIQHWLHGANTKGVTLQMMAERAGLGDRTFLRRFQKATGFNPTEYCQRLRIAKSRDLLERSHLSIEQVAWQSGYDDTNAYRKIFRKILGLSPKEYRLRFSVSESGRTLGAPASPIPAV; encoded by the coding sequence GTGACAAAACGATCGACAAGCGAACCGGCGGAGATCGGTATCGTCGTCTATCCCCGCGCCCTGATGTCGGCGATCCATGGGCTGACTGACATGTTCCAGGTGGCGAGCATGCAGTCGGTCGAACAGAGCGGCAGGGACGCGCCGCAGATCCGCATCAGCCATTGGAAGCTTCAGGAAGACGGTTCGGTGGCAAAATCGCGCGACACCCACGAGGGGGCCTCATCAAGCCTTGTGGCGCTGATCCTGCCGCCGACGCTCTCCGATCTGCCGGTCGGCGAGCGCATCGGCGCCCTGCCCGCCTTCGTGCGTGAACAGCATCAGCGCGGCACGACGATCTGCTCCGTCTGCGGCGGCGCCTATCTGCTGGCGGAATCCGGGCTTGCCGCCGGCCGCACCATTACCACCCACTGGTCGCACCAGGACCTGATCGCCGACCGCTACCGCGATATCCGCGTAGACACCGACAGGCTGCTGATCGACGAGGGCGACATCATCACCGCCGGCGGCATGATGGCCTGGATCGACCTCGGCCTGAAACTCGTCGACCGGTTTCTGGGAACCGACGTCATGCTGGCGACCGCACGCTACATGATCATCGATCCCGGTGCGCGCGAACAGAGCTACTACAGCATCTTCGCGCCGAAGCTCGACCACGGCGACAGCATCATCCTGAAGATCCAGCACTGGCTGCACGGCGCCAACACCAAGGGCGTGACGCTGCAGATGATGGCCGAGCGCGCCGGCCTCGGCGACCGCACCTTCCTGCGCCGCTTCCAGAAGGCGACCGGCTTCAACCCGACCGAATACTGCCAGCGGCTGAGGATCGCCAAGTCCCGCGACCTCCTTGAGCGCTCGCATCTCTCGATCGAGCAGGTTGCCTGGCAGAGCGGCTATGACGACACCAACGCCTACCGCAAGATCTTCCGCAAGATCCTGGGTCTGTCACCGAAGGAGTATCGCCTTCGCTTCTCGGTTTCGGAGAGCGGACGCACCTTGGGCGCTCCGGCAAGCCCGATACCGGCCGTGTGA
- a CDS encoding alpha/beta fold hydrolase gives MTQAKAISASVSNSISRRSVLSAAFGAAATAAAVNAINTPAKAASTTAATAGASGTKGASTMGSRIITRDGVEIYYKDWGPKDGPVVVLSHGWPLSSDSWEAQAFHLAANGFRVVTHDRRGHGRSSQPWDGNDMDHYADDLADLINELDLKGIFLAGFSTGGGEISRYIGRHGTSRVAKAGLISAVPPLMVKTDKNPGGLPKEVFDGLQAASLKDRSKLYRDIASGPFFGFNRPGAVASQGMIDSFWLQGMMAGHKNTYDSIVAFSQTDFTEDLKKFDVPTLIIHGDDDQIVPIDAAARASKTLVPHAELKVYAGAPHGITDTHKDQLNADLLTFARA, from the coding sequence ATGACACAGGCAAAGGCAATTTCCGCAAGCGTTTCCAACAGCATCTCCCGCCGCAGCGTTCTCTCGGCCGCCTTTGGTGCAGCCGCCACGGCAGCCGCGGTCAATGCCATCAACACGCCGGCCAAGGCCGCATCAACCACTGCAGCAACTGCCGGCGCGTCCGGCACGAAGGGAGCAAGCACCATGGGCAGCCGCATCATTACCCGCGATGGCGTCGAGATCTATTACAAGGACTGGGGGCCGAAGGATGGCCCGGTCGTCGTGCTCAGCCATGGCTGGCCGCTGTCGTCGGACAGCTGGGAGGCGCAGGCCTTCCACCTTGCCGCCAACGGCTTCCGCGTCGTCACCCATGACCGCCGTGGCCATGGCCGCTCGTCGCAGCCCTGGGACGGCAACGACATGGATCACTATGCCGACGATCTCGCGGACCTGATCAACGAACTCGATCTGAAGGGCATCTTCCTCGCCGGGTTTTCGACCGGCGGCGGCGAGATCAGCCGCTATATCGGCCGCCATGGTACGAGCCGGGTCGCCAAGGCCGGCCTGATCTCGGCGGTGCCGCCGCTGATGGTCAAGACCGACAAGAACCCCGGCGGCCTGCCGAAGGAGGTGTTCGACGGCCTGCAGGCGGCAAGCCTCAAGGATCGCTCGAAGCTCTACCGCGACATCGCGTCCGGTCCGTTCTTCGGCTTCAACCGGCCGGGGGCTGTCGCCTCGCAAGGCATGATCGACAGCTTCTGGCTGCAGGGCATGATGGCCGGCCACAAGAATACCTATGACTCGATCGTCGCCTTCTCGCAGACCGACTTTACCGAGGACCTGAAGAAGTTCGACGTGCCGACGCTGATCATCCATGGCGATGACGACCAGATCGTGCCGATCGATGCGGCGGCGAGAGCCTCGAAGACGCTGGTGCCGCATGCGGAGCTCAAGGTCTATGCCGGCGCACCGCACGGCATCACCGACACCCACAAGGACCAGCTCAACGCCGACCTGCTCACCTTCGCCAGGGCCTGA